Proteins from a genomic interval of Brachybacterium vulturis:
- a CDS encoding acyl carrier protein, translating to MAHTENEILEGLAEIVNEETGVATEDVKLEKSFTDDLDIDSISMMTIVVNAEEKFDVRIPDEEVKNLATVGDAVKYIEGAQN from the coding sequence ATGGCACACACCGAGAACGAGATCCTCGAGGGCCTCGCCGAGATCGTCAACGAGGAGACCGGTGTCGCCACCGAGGACGTCAAGCTCGAGAAGTCCTTCACCGACGACCTCGACATCGACTCCATCTCGATGATGACCATCGTGGTCAACGCCGAGGAGAAGTTCGACGTCCGCATCCCCGACGAAGAGGTCAAGAACCTCGCCACCGTCGGCGACGCCGTCAAGTACATCGAGGGCGCTCAGAACTGA
- a CDS encoding beta-ketoacyl-ACP synthase III: MAVSLTTQPTVAGSQVLAFGAARGDLVVPNDDLVGPIDSSDEWIRQRTGIITRKRASKDVGVKDLALTAAQEAVQRSGIDLETLDAIIVSTITFPYQTPSLATLLAGQLGRPDVIAYDISAACAGFAYGIGQADALIRSGAARNVLVIGAEKLSDVVSPTDRSISFLLGDGAGAAVVGPSETPKIGPTVWGSDGDHWDTIRMTGSLTGFRDGENGWPTLEQDGRTVFRWAVWHTAEKIREMLDKSGLAVEDIDVFVPHQANMRIIDELAKQLKLPEDVVIGRDIAETGNTSAASIPLATHRLIEEGAAKSGDVLVQFGFGAGLAYAGQVLILP, from the coding sequence ATGGCCGTCTCCCTCACCACCCAGCCCACCGTCGCCGGTTCGCAGGTGCTCGCCTTCGGCGCGGCCCGCGGTGACCTGGTCGTGCCCAACGACGACCTGGTCGGGCCGATCGACTCCTCCGACGAGTGGATCCGCCAGCGCACCGGCATCATCACCCGCAAGCGGGCCAGCAAGGACGTCGGCGTCAAGGATCTCGCGCTCACCGCCGCGCAGGAGGCGGTCCAGCGCTCCGGCATCGACCTGGAGACCCTCGACGCGATCATCGTCTCCACGATCACCTTCCCGTACCAGACGCCGTCGCTGGCCACGCTGCTGGCCGGGCAGCTGGGCCGGCCCGACGTCATCGCCTACGACATCTCCGCGGCCTGCGCCGGCTTCGCCTACGGCATCGGCCAGGCCGATGCGCTGATCCGCTCCGGCGCCGCTCGCAACGTGCTGGTGATCGGTGCGGAGAAGCTCTCCGACGTCGTCTCCCCCACCGACCGCTCCATCTCGTTCCTGCTCGGCGACGGCGCGGGCGCCGCGGTCGTCGGCCCCAGCGAGACGCCGAAGATCGGCCCGACCGTGTGGGGCAGCGACGGGGACCACTGGGACACGATCCGCATGACCGGCTCGCTGACGGGCTTCCGCGACGGCGAGAACGGATGGCCGACCCTCGAGCAGGACGGCCGCACCGTGTTCCGCTGGGCCGTCTGGCACACCGCGGAGAAGATCCGCGAGATGCTCGACAAGTCCGGTCTGGCCGTCGAGGACATCGACGTGTTCGTGCCCCACCAGGCGAACATGCGAATCATCGACGAGCTCGCCAAGCAGCTGAAGCTGCCCGAGGACGTCGTGATCGGCCGCGACATCGCCGAGACCGGCAACACCTCGGCCGCCTCGATCCCGCTGGCCACCCACCGGTTGATCGAGGAGGGAGCGGCGAAGAGCGGTGACGTGCTGGTGCAGTTCGGCTTCGGCGCGGGCCTCGCCTATGCCGGCCAGGTGCTGATCCTGCCCTGA
- a CDS encoding ACP S-malonyltransferase, with amino-acid sequence MLAIVCPGQGAQKPGFLNPWRELPGAEEALAAMSAPAGIDLLRHGTESDADTIRDTAVAQPLLVAVGIIAASSLYQDQDLPAPEAFAGHSVGELTAAALGGVLSNEDAMRLVAVRSQAMAKAAAAEPTSMAAVVGGTREDVLATIERHGLHAANLNSAAQVVAAGSAEQIAALAEDGPVKARVIPLPVAGAFHTPYMAGAREELAAFAPSLSPQDPTVPLISNAGGEVISSGARYLELIVDQVASPVDWEACMAALRRRGVTAMIEVAPAGTLTGLAKRELKGIALMNLNTPDDLDAARTLVREHAGITAAPTAQEN; translated from the coding sequence GTGCTCGCGATCGTCTGTCCCGGACAAGGGGCGCAGAAGCCCGGTTTCCTGAACCCGTGGCGCGAGCTGCCCGGCGCGGAGGAGGCGCTGGCTGCGATGTCGGCACCGGCGGGCATCGATCTGCTGCGCCACGGCACCGAGTCCGATGCGGACACGATCCGCGACACCGCCGTGGCCCAGCCGCTGCTGGTGGCGGTCGGCATCATCGCCGCCTCCTCCCTGTACCAGGACCAGGACCTCCCGGCGCCCGAGGCGTTCGCCGGCCACAGCGTCGGGGAGCTGACGGCCGCCGCGCTCGGCGGAGTGCTCAGCAACGAGGATGCGATGCGCCTGGTCGCGGTGCGCTCGCAGGCGATGGCGAAGGCCGCCGCGGCCGAGCCGACCTCGATGGCGGCCGTCGTCGGCGGCACCCGCGAGGACGTCCTGGCGACGATCGAGCGCCACGGCCTCCATGCGGCCAACCTCAACTCCGCCGCCCAGGTGGTCGCCGCCGGCTCGGCCGAGCAGATCGCGGCCCTGGCGGAGGACGGCCCGGTGAAGGCGCGCGTGATCCCGCTGCCGGTCGCCGGCGCCTTCCACACCCCGTACATGGCCGGTGCCCGCGAGGAGCTGGCCGCCTTCGCCCCGAGCCTGTCCCCTCAGGATCCGACGGTGCCGCTGATCTCGAACGCGGGCGGCGAGGTCATCAGCTCCGGTGCCCGGTACCTCGAGCTGATCGTGGACCAGGTCGCCTCCCCCGTCGACTGGGAGGCCTGCATGGCGGCGCTGCGCCGTCGCGGCGTCACCGCGATGATCGAGGTCGCCCCCGCCGGCACCCTGACCGGGCTCGCCAAGCGCGAGCTCAAGGGCATCGCCCTGATGAACCTCAACACCCCCGATGACCTCGACGCCGCCCGCACCCTGGTGCGCGAGCATGCCGGCATCACCGCCGCCCCCACCGCCCAGGAGAACTGA